In Alkalihalobacillus sp. AL-G, the genomic stretch ATCCGTAAAGATTTGGTCTCCCACTACAACAACCTCTTTATGTTTAAGATCCATATTTTTCGCAGCTCTCTTAAAAGCCTTGGTCATCGGCTTACGTGCTCGAAAGATATACGGTATGCTAAGTGGATAAGAAAAACTGCGTACTCTATCTTCATTATTATTTGAAACAATCGTTACTTGTAGTCCTTTTTCCTTGAGCATTGCAAACCATTTGATCAATTCAGGGGTTGCTTCTGGCCGGTCCCATTCTACAAGTGTGTTATCCAAGTCAGTAATAATGCCTTTAATACCTTTTTTAATCAGCTCATTCGCATCTATATCATAAACCGAAGGAACGTGTTCGTCTGGTAAAAAACGTTTGATCAACTGTAACACCTCAATATATACAATTCTCGTTTTGCACATTCTATTGTAACAGTATATCAAACCGGTACAATGTTTTTCCGAGTTCAGAAATAATAGAATTTTTTTAATAAATCGAAAAAGTTTTCGACAAATTTCGATTAGTTCTCGTTCTGTGGATAACTTTACTCACATTATGCACACATGAAAACCAAACAATCATAAACTTTATAAACAACTTACTCACAGGTTATCCACTGGTTTATGTGGATAACAGAACGATTGTTCTCCATTTCAATTCATGGTAAGCTAGGCTTACATCATAACATATAAGAATATGCAAACTGAAAATAAATATGCTACAAAAATGAGTCGGGAGGTGCGATGCCAATTCGGCAAAATCAAATGGAAAACTTATCTGATGAACTTTTAATTGAATCCTATCATAGGGCAAGAGAACTTAAGCTTAGCACCGAATTCATATCATTGATAAAACAGGAAATTGATCGAAGGCACTTATCTATGAACTTAATAACAACTCACCTGTAAAGGACCAGCTTATAAAAGTTGGTTCTTTTTTTTGCACGTTTAGAAAGTATAAATTCTTTCTAAAGTATAAGGGCAACTACGGCTCTGCTTTCGCCAAAGGCTCGGCAATCGCCAAGTATTCTTAATCTCTTTTAAAATAAACATGCCAGAACCTATATTGTCGTTATAATTACCAAAAACTGCAAATGAATAAGTTTTTAGGTTCTTTTGACGTTAAAAAGTTGATTCTTTAAAGTTTTTTTGATTACAATGAGAGTGGTCGTTTACATATTTGATACGGATTTTAGTAATTGGAGGATGTCAGTTATGTTGTTTTTTGCAATACTCGCTCCTTTTTTAGCGGCATGTGTTGTGCCGTTTTTATTTCGATATATACGAACTGTACATACTGGGTGGCTGGTTTTACCTGTACCTGGACTGTTATTCATTTATTTTCTCATGCAAATTAAGGATATTTCTACGGGGAATAACATGCATACATTTATTTCTTGGATCCCTTCTTTAGGCATGAATCTCAGCTTTTATTTGGATGGCTTAAGTTTATTATTTACATTATTGATTTCAGGAATCGGTTCACTCGTAGTTCTATATTCCATTTATTATCTGAATAAAAACGAACAATTACATAATTTTTACGTTTTCCTAATGATTTTTATGGGAGCAATGCTTGGTGTCGTCTTATCAGACAATGTTTTTGTCTTGTATTTATTTTGGGAGTTCACAAGTCTTTCTTCTTTTTTACTGATCGGGTACTGGTATCATCGTGAAAGATCTCGCTACGGTGCCTTTAAATCGATGATCATTACTGTGTTTGGTGGGTTAGCGATGCTTGGTGGCTTGATTCTCCTCTCCGTTATTACAGATACAACAAGTATTCGGGAAATGATCGAGTCCAAAGAGCTTGTCTTGAATAGTCCCTATTTTACCGGTATATTACTTTTGATCTTATTAGGTGCTTTCACAAAATCCGCTCAGTTCCCATTCCATATCTGGTTGCCTGACGCAATGGAAGCGCCAACTCCAGTTAGTGCATTCCTTCATTCAGCAACGATGGTTAAAGCAGGAATTTATCTTTGTGCACGTCTGTTTTTACTATTCGGAGGGACCGACCAGTTCTTTTTACTCGTATCAGGTTTTGGGTTATTAACGTTATGCTGGGGTTCATATATGGCTGTTCGGCAAACAGACCTGAAAGCGATCCTAGCGTTCTCGACGATAAGTCAGCTTGGAATGATAATGGCTATGCTTGGCTATGGTACTGAAGTTGCGATTTTTGCTGCGGTTTTTCATATTTTCAACCATGCGACGTTTAAAGGAAGCTTGTTTATGATTGCGGGAATCGTCGATCATGAAACAGGAACAAGGGATATTCGAAAGCTTGGCGGATTAATGACCCTTATGCCGATTTCAGCGACTCTTGCGTTATTTGGTACGTTTTCGATGGCTGGGTTCCCTTTACCGATTTTTAACGGATTTCTTAGTAAAGAAATGTTCTTTGAATCATCT encodes the following:
- a CDS encoding YqeG family HAD IIIA-type phosphatase, which produces MCKTRIVYIEVLQLIKRFLPDEHVPSVYDIDANELIKKGIKGIITDLDNTLVEWDRPEATPELIKWFAMLKEKGLQVTIVSNNNEDRVRSFSYPLSIPYIFRARKPMTKAFKRAAKNMDLKHKEVVVVGDQIFTDVLGGNRLGLHTILVVPVAKSDGLATKLNRYMERHLLEWMKRKGLINWEE
- a CDS encoding sporulation histidine kinase inhibitor Sda; its protein translation is MENLSDELLIESYHRARELKLSTEFISLIKQEIDRRHLSMNLITTHL
- a CDS encoding Na+/H+ antiporter subunit A gives rise to the protein MFFAILAPFLAACVVPFLFRYIRTVHTGWLVLPVPGLLFIYFLMQIKDISTGNNMHTFISWIPSLGMNLSFYLDGLSLLFTLLISGIGSLVVLYSIYYLNKNEQLHNFYVFLMIFMGAMLGVVLSDNVFVLYLFWEFTSLSSFLLIGYWYHRERSRYGAFKSMIITVFGGLAMLGGLILLSVITDTTSIREMIESKELVLNSPYFTGILLLILLGAFTKSAQFPFHIWLPDAMEAPTPVSAFLHSATMVKAGIYLCARLFLLFGGTDQFFLLVSGFGLLTLCWGSYMAVRQTDLKAILAFSTISQLGMIMAMLGYGTEVAIFAAVFHIFNHATFKGSLFMIAGIVDHETGTRDIRKLGGLMTLMPISATLALFGTFSMAGFPLPIFNGFLSKEMFFESSLQLKDASPFVEQLSAVIPILAVLGSIFTFVYSMYFFFHTFTGKSKNTLEVKPHEAPIGMLVAPIVLVTFIVVIGLLPNLINEPILAPATAAVFGSVPHEHIVFWHGTIKPPLIMSFIVVAIGTLLYLTRNRWNGIYRFLPGSLSANKAYDAIYEGNLRLSRKTTDAYMTGSLRHYVLYILLFLVASTGITLVATDGFAFSTDNLAPISWPEILVGIVMAIAAFATIFMQNRIAAILVLGIVGYGLSLLFVFFRAPDLALTQLIVETVTVALFLLCFYHLPKLDTKKQSVSTKTVNILISASVGIVVTLVAIASHSSKRFETIAHYFIKESHHLGGGDNIVNVILVDMRGLDTMFEITVLGLAALGIYAMIRLRKGEEID